The region CGTGAAAATGTACACAACTTAATTATATTActtaccttaaaatatacaaaccATATTAGCAGTATATATTTTGCATAAATTAAAGATTATTTGTCATGATAATTATGGTATTCCTCATGTCCAGAGTGACTTACTGTTTTGTTGTTACAGTGTTTGTTTAATGTACAGTCAGGAGTCTTGATTACTAGATCAATCCTGCCCTAGCTCGGATCTGAACCCCAGTCTGGCATGTGTAGAGCAGAAGCAGTGTTATACCAACCCATAACTTATGATAATTAaagtgtttacttttttttagtaAAACCATATAATCTACATTTtcaactgtttatttttagggaACAATGGGAAGGCACTATTCATTTTCAGAGCATGATAACCGAGCTGCACTGCAGGATAGGATTGAAACGTATGATCATGTAAGCCCTTCAACATAGTGTGCTAATTAACATATACATTCAAATGATGATctacaaacaaaaaagtaaagCAGTTGCTATAGCAGACTTTATCTTGAGTTATTTTGCTGTCCGTTCATTAAAGTATCTGTATGTTATTATGTATATTgtgttatttttcatattttatatgtatgtCTAGGGTTTGGGTCGCAAGAAGTGTCTAGACGCCTGTCGCCAGCACAACTCTCATTTGTGTCTCCGTTATGATGACTGTATGACTGCAGTAGACCAAAAGGGGAATCATTCTGCTTATGGGACAGACTTCATTCCCTGGGAGAGCACAGAGAATGGCAAGGACACAAAATGGAGACGCTTTCCCAGAAACCATCTACAACGGTCCAATCAGGCTGCTGTGGCCCAGGCTGGGGGGCATAACATGTGGTTTGGAAGGCATGACCTAGACCAGCAAGTGCCTCTTGATGTATTAGCAGCTTCTAACCATTCCTGATATAACTGTACCATAGTAGAGTACATTAAAGCTACTGTTTTGTGCTTTGTGATTCTAGTAAAGGCTATTATTTTTCATTCTACTGTTCACATTTCTATTCAAGCAAACCTTAGTATGCA is a window of Hoplias malabaricus isolate fHopMal1 chromosome 1, fHopMal1.hap1, whole genome shotgun sequence DNA encoding:
- the tex36 gene encoding testis-expressed protein 36, giving the protein MTKGSKKYGYMKKDGNWFAHAGMEQSEKSREACTSTGSMLVQSVLNPIVQAERYPKIKRENGTMGRHYSFSEHDNRAALQDRIETYDHGLGRKKCLDACRQHNSHLCLRYDDCMTAVDQKGNHSAYGTDFIPWESTENGKDTKWRRFPRNHLQRSNQAAVAQAGGHNMWFGRHDLDQQVPLDVLAASNHS